The genomic region GATTCGGCCGCCGCCCATGGGCGCGTTGGTGATGTGCAGATCGCCGTAGGATGCCGGCAGTACCGGATCCATCCACATGCCGCCCCGGGACACATGCGCGTCGTACCGCATCAGGCTGGTCATTAGCATGATTGGCGTGGTGGCAGCCCATGCCTGCGGGGAGCACGCTGTCGGATAGGGCACCGGCTCGGTGACCTGGTCCCGGCTGAAGCCGCAGAAAAGTTCCGGCAGGCGCCCGTCGGTGTAGTCGGCCGCCTCGAGCAGCGCCGTGGCGATCCGCTGCGCCTCCTCCACGAAGCCGTAGCGCAACAGCCCCGCCGCGATGATGGCGTTGTCGTGCGGCCAGACTGACCCGTTGTGGTAACTGGCCGGGTTGTAGGCGCCCATGTCTGTGCCCAGCGTCCGGACACCCCAGCCGCTGAACATCTGGGGGGACATCAGCCGCTCGGCCACCTGGGGCACCTTGTCCTCATCGATGATGCCGTGCCACAGGCACTGCCCCATGTTGGACGCGCACGCGTCAACGGGCCGCTTGTCGCGGTCCAAGGCGACGGCGAAATAGCCGCGGTCAGGCAGCCAGAACTCTTCGTTGAATTTCTTCTTCAACTGCGCCGCCTCTTCGGTGAGCCGGGCTGCCAAAGGTGCGTCGCCGGCGTCGTACGCTATCCACGCCCGGGACAGGTACGCGGAGTAGACCAGCGCCTGGACTTCGCACAGCGCGATGGGCGGCTCGGCCAGCGTCCCGTCAGCGAAGTTGATGCCGTCCCAGGAGTCCTTCCAGCCCTGGTTGATGAGGCCCTGGTCGTTGAGGCGCTCATACTCGACAAACCCGTCGCCGTCCTTGTCACCGTAGCTCCGGACCCAGTCCAGCGCACGGTCGGCATGGGGGAGGAGGGCGGCGATAGTGTCACGGGCGAAACCCCAGCGGCTCACCGACCCTAGTGCCATCACAAACTGCGGCGTGGCATCGACGCTGCCGTAGTAGGCGGATTTGCCGCCCAGCGCCAGCCCGCTGGAGACACCGAGCCGGACCTCGTGCAGAATCTTCCCGGGCTCCTCCTCGCTCATCGGATCCACCACTCTGCCCTGCCGGTCGGCCAGCGTCTGCAGGGTGCCAAGGGCCAGGGAAGGGTCCACGGGCAGCGCCATTTCCGAAGCCCACAGCGAGTCCCGGCCGAACAGCGTCATGAACCACGGCGCACCCGCAGCCACCACGATCCGCTCCGGATGGTCGGGATCCTCAATGCGCAGCGCGCCGAGGTCGTCGTAGCTGCGCCGCAGGGTACGCTCGATGGACCGGTTGCCCATGTGCAGCTTGGGAATCTTGGCCACCCATTCCTGCCGACGGCGGTCACTCGGGGAAAGGTCACCGGCGGCTGGGCGGACCAACGACGACGGCGGGACCCCGCGGCCGTTGGCGGCAGGTGCCACGCTCACCCGCGAGCTCCATGCACCGCGCGGCGGGACCACCGTCCGGAAAGTAAGGGCATCGGCGGTGACCTCGGCGCCGGCTGCGTTGACGACGACGCTCTTAACGAGGTCCTGCCAGCCGGCCCTGATCACCAGGGAGTCGCCCTCGGGCCGGCGGGATTCTTCCCAGCGCCGCTGGACACGGGCCTCCTTCACCTCAAAGAGATCCGCGAAGTCCGACTCCACGCTGAGGGAAACAATGCATTCGGTCCCCTGCGAGGAATAGTTCCGGATGGTGATCTCCTCGTGAATGCCTGCACCGACCTCCCGCAGGCGCTCCACGATCAGGGGGCTGTCCGCGTACCCGTCAGAGCGGGGAACCCGGCCAATAAACAGCGCCCGGTAAGGCTCCTTGGTTTCCGCCGTCAGCGCCTCCAGGGGCAGGCCATTCACCGACAGGTTCCAGCGGGACAGGATGCGGGTGTCCTCATGGAAAACCCCGTGCGGGTGCTCAGGATGGATGTCCCCGTTCGCCGAGGAGATACAGAAGGACGAACCTTCCACCAGGGTGACCGTGCCCGACCCCACAGGACCGGCGGCCGTATCAGCGTTCCAGCCAGCAGCCATGCCCGCCTCCTTCGACGGCTCAGGGAGAGGCGGCGTTGTGCGGACCGGAGCCGCACTGCCGTTCGCCGCCTACTCCGTTGGGCATGACGCTACGCTCGAACGCCTCCTGATAAAAGGGCCTCTGGCGGCCCCCGGTGAAGACGACGAGAATGGGTTTCGTGCCCCAACTTCGCGCCGGGACGGACAGCGAGGCGATGAACCCGGCGGCCCGCAAGGTGCAGCGCATCTACCTGACGCTGACACTGGGCAATACCCTCGCGGCCTCGTTCATCTGGGGCATCAACACGCTCTTCCTCCTCGACGCCGGGCTCAGCAACCTCGAAGCCTTTGCCGCGAACGCCTTCTTCACCGCCGGCATGGTGCTGTTCGAGGTACCCACCGGCGTGGTGGCCGACGGCTGGGGGCGCCGCGTTTCCTTCCTGCTCGGCACTGCAACGCTGTCCGTCTCGACGTTCCTCTACTACCTGCTGTGGCAGATTTCCGCGCCGTTCTGGGCGTGGGCAGTCGTGTCCGTGCTGCTCGGCCTGGGCTTCACCTTCTTCTCCGGCGCGGTGGAGGCCTGGCTCGTGGACGCCCTGCACTTCTCCGGTTACGACGGTGCACTGGAGACGGTGCTCGGGCGCGGCCAGATGGTGTCCGGCACCGCCATGCTCATCGGGTCTGTCGCGGGCGGCGTCATCGCCCAGGCCACCGACCTCGGTGTGCCGTTCCTGCTGCGCGTGGGCGTTCTGCTCGCCATGTTCGTGGTGGCCCTGTGGCTCATGCACGACGTCGGCTTCACCCCCGAACGCTCGGCGCGTCCCCTTCAGGCGACGCGCGCCGTCCTGTCCGCCTCCATCGAGAACGGCCTGAAGAACCCGCCCGTGCGTTACGTGATGCTGTCCGCGCCGTTTACTGCCGGCGTCGGAATCTACGTCTTCTACGCCCTGCAGCCGTTCCTGCTTGAGCTGTTCGGCGACCGCGGCGCGTACGCCATCGCGGGCCTGGCGGCAGCCATCGTGGCAGGGGCCGAGGTCCTCGGCGGATGGCTGGCGCCGCGCTTCCGGCGCCTGGTCCGCAAACGCACCACGGTGCTGATCCTCAGCGGCGCCGTGAGTGCAGTGATCCTGGTGGCACTCGGGTTCACCCGTGAGTTCTGGCTGGCCCTGGTGCTGCTGGCTGTGTGGGCGCTGGTGGCCGAGGTGGGGACACCGGTGGGGCAGGCCTACCTCAACGACATGATCGACTCCAGGCAGCGGGCCACGGTGCTCAGCTTCGCCTCCCTCACGGGTTCGAGCGGCGGCGTGGTGGTGCAGCCGTTGCTGGGGCGGGCAGCCGATGTTTACGGCTACTCGGCGTCGCTGGCGTTCAGCGGCGTAATCCAGCTGGCCGCGGTGCCGTTCCTGTACGCCAGCCGCCGCCAGCGCGCCGCAGCTGATGAAGCACACGGCCGTTGACCGCTGCCCCGATGAAGGGTTCGGCCGTTGAGTGTCCTCCCCCGGCGGAGTAGCGTGACAGTACCGTCAACCCGCATTAGACCGACCCGGGAGCGACCATGCCATACCTGAGAAGCCGAGTAGCCGCCGTCACCACGGCCGTGGCGTTGAGCGTGACGGCGGGGACCGTCACCGCCCCCGCTTTTGCTGACCAGCGGGAGACCGA from Arthrobacter globiformis harbors:
- a CDS encoding amylo-alpha-1,6-glucosidase: MAAGWNADTAAGPVGSGTVTLVEGSSFCISSANGDIHPEHPHGVFHEDTRILSRWNLSVNGLPLEALTAETKEPYRALFIGRVPRSDGYADSPLIVERLREVGAGIHEEITIRNYSSQGTECIVSLSVESDFADLFEVKEARVQRRWEESRRPEGDSLVIRAGWQDLVKSVVVNAAGAEVTADALTFRTVVPPRGAWSSRVSVAPAANGRGVPPSSLVRPAAGDLSPSDRRRQEWVAKIPKLHMGNRSIERTLRRSYDDLGALRIEDPDHPERIVVAAGAPWFMTLFGRDSLWASEMALPVDPSLALGTLQTLADRQGRVVDPMSEEEPGKILHEVRLGVSSGLALGGKSAYYGSVDATPQFVMALGSVSRWGFARDTIAALLPHADRALDWVRSYGDKDGDGFVEYERLNDQGLINQGWKDSWDGINFADGTLAEPPIALCEVQALVYSAYLSRAWIAYDAGDAPLAARLTEEAAQLKKKFNEEFWLPDRGYFAVALDRDKRPVDACASNMGQCLWHGIIDEDKVPQVAERLMSPQMFSGWGVRTLGTDMGAYNPASYHNGSVWPHDNAIIAAGLLRYGFVEEAQRIATALLEAADYTDGRLPELFCGFSRDQVTEPVPYPTACSPQAWAATTPIMLMTSLMRYDAHVSRGGMWMDPVLPASYGDLHITNAPMGGGRITIDITGSEPSVQGLAEGLTFHREHRPWLTELMAEAGLEK
- a CDS encoding MFS transporter, which encodes MNPAARKVQRIYLTLTLGNTLAASFIWGINTLFLLDAGLSNLEAFAANAFFTAGMVLFEVPTGVVADGWGRRVSFLLGTATLSVSTFLYYLLWQISAPFWAWAVVSVLLGLGFTFFSGAVEAWLVDALHFSGYDGALETVLGRGQMVSGTAMLIGSVAGGVIAQATDLGVPFLLRVGVLLAMFVVALWLMHDVGFTPERSARPLQATRAVLSASIENGLKNPPVRYVMLSAPFTAGVGIYVFYALQPFLLELFGDRGAYAIAGLAAAIVAGAEVLGGWLAPRFRRLVRKRTTVLILSGAVSAVILVALGFTREFWLALVLLAVWALVAEVGTPVGQAYLNDMIDSRQRATVLSFASLTGSSGGVVVQPLLGRAADVYGYSASLAFSGVIQLAAVPFLYASRRQRAAADEAHGR